The Rhodovastum atsumiense genome segment GATGCCACCGGCGAGACGACGGTGGTGCCGCTCGGGCCGCTGCACATCACCTCGGACGAGCCGGGCCATTTCCGGCTGTTCGTGGATGGCGAGGACATCATCGACGCCGACTACCGGATGTTCTACGTCCATCGCGGCATGGAGAAGGTTGCCGAGACCCGGATGGGCTACAACGAGGTGACCTTCCTCGCTGATCGGGTCTGCGGCATCTGCGGCTATGCGCACTCGGTCGCCTATACCAGCTCGGTGGAGAACGCGCTTGGTATCGCCGTTCCGGAGCGTGCCCAGGCGATCCGCAGCATCCTGCTCGAGACCGAACGGCTGCACTCTCACCTGCTGAACCTTGGACTGGTGTGTCATTTCGTCGGCTTCGACACCGGCTTCATGCAGTTCTTCCGCGTGCGGGAGAAGGCCATGACGCTCGCCGAGATGCTGACCGGTTCGCGCAAGACCTATGCGATCAACCTGATTGGCGGAGTGCGGCGCGATATCCTGGGTGAGCAGCGGACCCGCACGCTGCAGCTGATCGCCGAGCTGCGCGAGGAGGTGACCCGCCTGCTCGACATCCTGCAGGCGACGCCAAACTTCGAAGGTCGCGTCAAGGGGGTCGGACTGCTTGCTTCGCAGATCGCCCGTGACTACTCGCCGGTCGGCCCGGTGGTGCGCGGCAGCGGTTTCCGTCGCGACACGCGCGTCGACCATGCCTTCGCCGGCTATGGCCAGGTGAACCTGCCGGTCCATGTCGGCGAGGACGGCGATGTGCTGTCGCGCACACTGATCCGTGCCGGGGAGTTCTACGACAGTCTCTCGATCATCGAGCAGTTGCTGGGGGCGATGCCGACCGGTCCGGTGCTGACCGAGGACTTTACCTACAAGCCGTACAAGTTCGCGCTCGGCTTCACCGAGGCCCCGCGTGGCGAGGATGTCCACTGGTCGATGACCGGCGACAACCAGAAGCTCTATCGCTGGCGCTGCCGGGCCTCGACCTATGCGAACTGGCCGGTGCTGCGCTACATGCTGCGCGGCAACACCGTTTCGGATGCCCCGCTGATCGTTGGTTCGATCGATCCCTGCTATTCCTGCACCGACCGCGTGACCGTCGTCGACGTCCGTAAGGC includes the following:
- a CDS encoding hydrogenase large subunit, which codes for MNAISHSRVGASHVTYLRQKLPHAVIEERWQADRQVTVTVKLEQLPDAVSTLYYERNGWLSVVVGNDERSINGSFGIYYVLSMEGDEKCHVVVHGMVPEGKEEFPSVTPKVPACVWGERELRDMYGLRPIGLPDERRLVLPDDWPDNLHPLRKDAMDYRLRPEPTSDNENYQFRNDATGETTVVPLGPLHITSDEPGHFRLFVDGEDIIDADYRMFYVHRGMEKVAETRMGYNEVTFLADRVCGICGYAHSVAYTSSVENALGIAVPERAQAIRSILLETERLHSHLLNLGLVCHFVGFDTGFMQFFRVREKAMTLAEMLTGSRKTYAINLIGGVRRDILGEQRTRTLQLIAELREEVTRLLDILQATPNFEGRVKGVGLLASQIARDYSPVGPVVRGSGFRRDTRVDHAFAGYGQVNLPVHVGEDGDVLSRTLIRAGEFYDSLSIIEQLLGAMPTGPVLTEDFTYKPYKFALGFTEAPRGEDVHWSMTGDNQKLYRWRCRASTYANWPVLRYMLRGNTVSDAPLIVGSIDPCYSCTDRVTVVDVRKASSKTIPYKEMERYCRERKDSPLK